Proteins encoded together in one Plutella xylostella chromosome 17, ilPluXylo3.1, whole genome shotgun sequence window:
- the LOC119691448 gene encoding uncharacterized protein LOC119691448, with protein MTLAVLPEYDPLITGLPTLVYPDEEAVVNCTSDHSLPPAEIHWFVDEKPQEDPLLSSGTYVSRADGDGLAASWRALHIVADDFATHRGYLSLKCRATVRTRPPIERSMAVRLYVARRPHISKFTANTASGCGQVIVQCSAVASVFWTLFLLSIRTKCL; from the exons TGCTCCCGGAGTACGACCCGCTGATCACGGGGCTGCCCACGCTGGTGTACCCCGACGAGGAGGCGGTGGTCAACTGCACGAGCGACCACTCGCTGCCGCCCGCCGAGATACACTGGTTCGTCGATGAGAAGCCGCAGGAA GACCCGCTGCTAAGCAGCGGCACGTACGTGTCGCGCGCCGACGGCGACGGGCTGGCGGCGTCGTGGCGCGCTCTACACATCGTCGCCGACGACTTCGCGACTCACCGCGGCTACCTGTCGCTGAAGTGTCGCGCGACAGTTCGCACGCGGCCGCCGATCGAGCGCAGCATGGCTGTGCGGCTGTATGTCGCGCGACGACCGCACATATCCAAGTTTACTGCTAATA CTGCTTCCGGCTGTGGCCAAGTCATCGTGCAGTGCAGTGCAGTTGCCAGTGTATTTTGGACGTTATTCTTACTGTCAATAAGAACCAAGTGCCTTTGA